Within Claveliimonas bilis, the genomic segment AAGAAGCCATTGCTGCTGCGATCGTTGAGTATGTGTCGGTTCCTGAAGAGGTTACAACGTGTGTAGTAAAAGTAGAATTATTACCGCCGCCGTGATCCATATGGAGAACCAGAGCCATGTCTAAAATTTTAGCCTCCAGTTTCGTGTATTTCCGATCTTCCCGCAGCATCATCAAAATATTTTCAGCTGTGGACAGCTCCGGTTTTGGCGCATAGATAAACAAGTCTTCACCCATACGGTAATTGTATGCGTGATAACCGTAAACCATCATCATCGGGAACTGACTGATCAGATTCAGACACTGTCTCAATACATTGGAAATTGACGTATCATCTGCTTTTGCATCATAGGAATACATATTCAGAATAGACCGTGAAAGACTGTTCATCATATCTCTGCTTGGAGCTTTCATAATGACATCTCTCACAAAATTGGGAGGAAGCGTTCTTCTCTCAACCAATGTCTCATGAAATTTCTCCAACTCCTGACTTGTAGGAAGTTCTCCAAAGAGAAGAAGGTATGTAATTTCTTCAAATCCAAAGTGCTCCGCTTCCAGAAATCCCTTTACCAGGTCTTTAATATTGTAACCGCGGTAATAAAGATTTCCTTCACAGGGAACTTCTTCTCCGTTTACTATTTTCTTTGCACAAATATCGGAAACATTAGTAAGTCCCGCCAGGACGCCTTTTCCGTTTAAATCTCGAAGCCCTCTCTTTACCTCATATTTTGTGTAAAGCTCTTTGTCAATCGCATTCTTTTCTTCACATAGTTCAGCCAGGTGTTCAATCTCCGGCGTAATTTCAAATAATGCTCTTGCTGCAGGATAACGTTTTTCCATGAGCGCATTCTCCTTTCTGTCTCAATTCATAAATTTACAGGTTACTCATTTATCTTGTGATAAATGCTATTACTGAGCATCGCAAACTCTTCCAGCGTCAATGCCTCTCCCCGGATCCCCGGCCCTTTGCCGAGTTCTTCGATGCATTCTGCAATTACTTCTCTGGAAAGATTCAGCTCTGCTGAGTTTTTCAATCCATTCGCCAATGTTTTTCTTCTCTGATTGAAGGACGCCCGGATAATCCCAAACATCAGCTTCTCATCCTCCACATGTACAGGAGGTTCCTGATGTACCGTAAGCCGTATGACTGCCGATCCTACTTTTGGTCTTGGCATAAAACAGTTGGGCGGAACATTTGCCACAATATACGGCTTGGCGTAATACTGCACTGCCAGAGACAATGCGCCGTAATCCTTGGTTCCGGGACCGACCTGCATGCGGTCTGCCACCTCTTTCTGCACCATAACCGTGATGCTTTCCAATGGAACATGCTTTTCAAATAATCCCATAATAATGGGCGTCGTAATATAATATGGAAGATTTGCCACTACTTTGATGGGCCTTCCTCCATTTTCTTTCAAAACCAGATCATTAAGATCAAGCTTAAGAACATCTTCATTAATAATTGTTACATTCTGGTACTCTTTCAGGGTATCTTCAAGAACAGGTATCAAAGACTTGTCGATTTCTACTGCCGTAACCTTCCCTGCAGATTCTGCAAGATACTGTGTCATCGTCCCGATTCCGGGACCTATCTCCAGCACAAAATCATCCTTTGTGATTTCTGCTGCTGCTATGATTTTGTCAAGCACATGAGTATCTATAAGAAAATTTTGTCCGAATTTTTTTTGAAATGAAAAATTATATTTTTTTAATATCTCAATGGTATTCTGCGGATTTCCAAGAGTTGCTCCCAATCCCCCACCTCCTTTATTTTTCTCCCCTCACTCCTTACAGCCTGTACAGATTTCTTGCATTTTTCTCTGTCTCTTCTATCACGTCACTGGCAGAAATCCCCTTTATACGGGCAATCTCTTCTGCCACATAGGTCAGATTCAGGGAATGATTTCTCTTTCCTCGGTTCGGCACCGGCGCAAGATACGGACAATCTGTTTCCAGTACGATCGAAGAGAGCGGCACAGCCTCCGCAACCTCCTTCAGCTTTCTTCCGTTTTTAAATGTCACCACGCCTCCGATACCGATGTAGTAGCCCATTTTCACATATTCCAGGGCAATCTCCCGGGAATAGGAAAAACAGTGGATCACACCGCCAATGTCTCTGCCATGCTCTTTCATAATGCGCAGCGTATCGGCAGCTGCATCCCTGCTGTGAATAATAACCGGAAGATCCATATCCTTTGCCAGCTGAAGCTGACGGATAAACCATTTCTGCTGAATTTCCTCCGGCTCTTCCTTCCAGTAATAATCAAGTCCGATCTCTCCTACTGCCAACGCCTTCTCATCCTCAAGAAGCTCCTGCATTTTCTGTATCTTCTCTTCATCCAGACATCCCACATGATCAGGATGTACACCGATCGCTGCATACACAAACGGATATTGACGGGCCAGGCCAAGCACATTCTCACAGGAGTCAAAGGATGCGCTTACATTCATGATCGTGCCGACTCCTCCGGCTTCCATGGACGAAAGCAGTTCTTCTCTGTCCGGATTAAATTGTTCATCATCATAATGTGCATGGGTATCAAAAATCATCATATTTTCTGTCTACTCTCGTTTTTCAAAATGATTGCTCTAAAAAGAGTAGAACAATTATACCATAAAACTGTTTAAATTCATATTACGGGAAAATTAAATTTTTATGAATGAACATAAAAGAGGGCCGGGATTTCAATGAATCCTCCGCCCTCTTTTACAGCCGCCTTATTCTTTTTTGAAATTATTTCGTCCT encodes:
- a CDS encoding citrate/2-methylcitrate synthase, with amino-acid sequence MEKRYPAARALFEITPEIEHLAELCEEKNAIDKELYTKYEVKRGLRDLNGKGVLAGLTNVSDICAKKIVNGEEVPCEGNLYYRGYNIKDLVKGFLEAEHFGFEEITYLLLFGELPTSQELEKFHETLVERRTLPPNFVRDVIMKAPSRDMMNSLSRSILNMYSYDAKADDTSISNVLRQCLNLISQFPMMMVYGYHAYNYRMGEDLFIYAPKPELSTAENILMMLREDRKYTKLEAKILDMALVLHMDHGGGNNSTFTTHVVTSSGTDTYSTIAAAMASLKGPKHGGANIKVTQMFEDMKKTVSDWEDRDAVRQYLCDLLDKKVFDQKGLIYGMGHAVYSISDPRADIFKKFVKQLAVEKGFEKEYALYEMVEHMAPEIIGEKRRIYKGVNANVDFYSGLVYSMLGLPSALYTPIFAAARIVGWSAHRLEELKNVDKIIRPAYKALAPHREYIKMEDR
- the rsmA gene encoding 16S rRNA (adenine(1518)-N(6)/adenine(1519)-N(6))-dimethyltransferase RsmA; translation: MGATLGNPQNTIEILKKYNFSFQKKFGQNFLIDTHVLDKIIAAAEITKDDFVLEIGPGIGTMTQYLAESAGKVTAVEIDKSLIPVLEDTLKEYQNVTIINEDVLKLDLNDLVLKENGGRPIKVVANLPYYITTPIIMGLFEKHVPLESITVMVQKEVADRMQVGPGTKDYGALSLAVQYYAKPYIVANVPPNCFMPRPKVGSAVIRLTVHQEPPVHVEDEKLMFGIIRASFNQRRKTLANGLKNSAELNLSREVIAECIEELGKGPGIRGEALTLEEFAMLSNSIYHKINE
- a CDS encoding TatD family hydrolase, which codes for MIFDTHAHYDDEQFNPDREELLSSMEAGGVGTIMNVSASFDSCENVLGLARQYPFVYAAIGVHPDHVGCLDEEKIQKMQELLEDEKALAVGEIGLDYYWKEEPEEIQQKWFIRQLQLAKDMDLPVIIHSRDAAADTLRIMKEHGRDIGGVIHCFSYSREIALEYVKMGYYIGIGGVVTFKNGRKLKEVAEAVPLSSIVLETDCPYLAPVPNRGKRNHSLNLTYVAEEIARIKGISASDVIEETEKNARNLYRL